The nucleotide window TTGAATCACCATCATGATGGTAAATGAGGCTGTGGAAACATAGATGCTGAGGCAAGCCTTTGCAATGCAATGATCTAGTCTATACTCCACTTACATAGGAATTAAATTGACCGTAGCCTAATTCGAGAAATTATCAATGAGTATCAGTGATATATAACTGTTCCGCTTTAGCTTGCCTCTCCTAGCGATTAGTGTCACTCGTTGTCGACTAGACACAAGCCAATTTTCAGAGTTGGGCCGATACACGGCTCAGAAGCATTTGGCAAGCATAAAGCAAATTATTGAATGGATCAATGATGTTGGGTCGTTTGAGCGACGAAGGGCCGAGGTGTTGGACAAACGGCATGGTAAGCGACACTGTGTCTCAAGGAAATAAACGCCCGACCGGCTGCTGTACCATCAAGCACGTTTAGAAGGACAAGCGAAGCGAGCATCGGCAGCAATCATCGCAAGCTGCGTGGTAAGCCGCTGTCGTGTGACTCACGCGCAGCAACCTTGAGTGCATCACGACTTGTCCATGTTTACTAAAATCCATAACGAAAGTGTGACATTTTGCAGTCCTTGTGGTCACAATGGAGGCAGTTATGACTTGGTTCTAAATACAAGACGGTGTTTCAAGAGCCTGGTGGCTGGTACTCAAATATTTGTTTCAATAAATTAAGTATCCCAGTTAAGAAAATTGGTTGATGTGTCAGACTTTTGATCTGAAAATGAGAAGTCTGAGGTCATCTGTGGACCGCTCGGGGGCAGAGGATCACAACATGTATGCATTTACATCTATCTTTTATTCATCTATCAGGCGTTTAACCTAGATTTCATACTCCAGCAGTATTCAACTTGACCATATCTGTTATTTTTTCATAGTCCCAGCTATTTGGCCAAAAAGTGTTTCGCAATCTCATGGCCACGTTTAAGGGGACGGTCGCTTCTTGTCCACCCAAATCACCAGAGCTTCGAAGACTTATCAACGAGGCATAAACATATCCCCGTTGATTTCTTCCATTATTCCAAGCGTTCCAATTGACATGTATGATGCCGAGATGTCTTCTATGAAATAAGAAATAGTCCGGCCAAGCTTCCGAGATCAACTTTGGGCTAAATCTGACCAACGGGTATAAGCACGCCTGTCGGGACGACTGCTTGTCTTCCCATACTGTTTTCCTTCGTGACGACTGGCGCGTCGAGTATATTACATAATTTTATGTAGCCTTGAATTTGACGTTTTGCTTGCCAATTGAGCACGAAGTAGACCACGCCTCTTGATGCGCAGCTCCGGGAAGCGTGAGAAGCATAGCACCTTGAATGCCACGAAAGACTTTATGGCATTACTCAGAATGATTCCTGCAATGACTTCTAAGGAGAGGCGGAAGAGTCAAAGTAATGGCATTAAGCCACTCTCCATTCTCAAGAATAACAGTTCCTTCACTGGGCTGTGACCTTCCCCAGTCTATTTGGCTTGGGGTATTGAGACGCTCTTGGCCATTGTAGGGCCGAGGATTGGTTAGCACTTTGTATTCGGTAACCGACCCGATAGCTGCATGATAACTGCCTCAGAAACTCAAGTGAGGGCCGGTGGTGGGACACATATGTGTGCCATTGAGAAGATGATCTGCAATGGGAAGCTGGACAAACCAGATCTTTGGACGTTTCTGTACTGCCAATATGATGGCATTACAATGCAACATAATCTGCTCTGTGCGCATGGCCTTCAATCCGGGGAGTGAGAAAGATTGTGCTGTGAAAATTGATGCCGGCTGTATTTTCAGTCTCTTTTTCCTCGCCCTCTAAGGTTGATCATGTCGCGTATCAATTGAGGGCATCGTTGGAGGGATGTCGAATGGATCCTTCCAGACTAGATAAAGAACATCAATTCAGAAAAGAAAGTACTCGCCCGAGGAATTTGGGCGAGGCTATCCGATGTTGTAGAGGAGTGTGGTGCATGACATCGTCAAAGTGAAGGGAGCTCTTACAGAACGTTATGGAGGTTGTAAGTCAGGGGAACTGTTGTCAGTCTGCGAAAGTTTGCAAAAGCATCACAATTTCCACTTGGAATGGAACGCGCGAAACGGCCCATGccatattatttatattgtAGTCCTGCCAGTTCATTTCACTACAATTTGAGACTGGAGTGACTCCCATGCAAGCTCCTATCGTCGCTCTAAGTATCGACCGACTGcagacaacatcaacaagccaCAAATATGTCTTCTACCAGATGAATATGAATCCAGATATCTTTTAAATGCCAATTTGAGTTATCCTACGGGCCAAATTCAGGACTTTGGCCCACATTGCTCTCGTTCTGGCTTTCCTTCGTTCTTTCCTAATTCGGCTCTGAGTGTCGTTCCTTCCTCAACTGACGACGTTCAGATGGCTCTTTCCCTCACAGGCTGTTCCTTCCCACCCTCACTGCTCCTTCCACAAAATTCCAATTACATTAAGACCTGgagtaccttaggtaggtaccttacgcCATGTCTTCCGTCCAAGTTCTGTCGTTCTTTTGtcctcaccaccatcaccatcatcatcatcatcatcaccatcaacatgccTGCTCGCCTGCCCGACGTTTCCGgtcttcttgccctcctgGATAGGATCCGGACCACCAAGTGGTCCGGCCTTCCAGGAGGGTTTGCgactgaagaagagattgCCTTCGCCGAGAAGGACTCCCCCATCAAGGGGGAGCGTATTGCCCCTGGTCCTTGGCCAGACTtctcccctccctcctcctcctcctcctctcctccttctcccacTCTTCCTCCCCTCCTTCCCAGCGCCTTGGGAAGCGCAAGAGGTGGCTCcgcctcttctcctcctcttcctcttcatagAGGGTGTGTCGGCGTGTCGGTGTTGTTTTGTGTTTTTTGGGGGCCTccttttttgttttttgGAGCGAAGATTTGGTGTCTTGGGCTTCGCCTCTCCTTTAATTGCTCCCCGGGGAGCTGTTTCGCAATCCCTTCGCCAAAGACGACTCCTTGAGCATGAAGAACGAAAAGACTCCCAGATATCGCCAGAAACTTCTTTCAGGGGCCTTCTCTCAGTCCTTCAGTAAGTTGATCTTGTTTGCGGATGGTGTAAGTCATCAGAATGTAGCTGACACTCTCTTCAGGATAGCTACTACCCAGCTAGACGAAAAAGCCATTGCTTTCCTATGATCTGTCTTTATTGGGACAAGGTTAATACCCGAATGCTAAGCAAACGGCCCTAGCTAACCTCCAATAGTTTATTCATGATCGAGAAATACTGCGAGATCCAACAAAACCACCCGCGTGCTGCTTCTCAATTCGGATGCCTAGCGTCAGCGTTATGCCATATATACCTTTCGAGTCACGGCTTCACTCCTCCCTCACTACATCTTTACTTTCTCTCTTACTGCTTCTGAATCCGCCGTAGGAGTCGCGTCACCATTGTGGTGGTCAATCTGGGGTAGCAGGTTTCGCCTCTCCTCTAATGGCCGCCATCTCTCACCCCGACACAGACTTCAGGCAGGAGGCTTCGCCTCTCCTTCAAAGATCCTTCTACTCTCACACTACCCATCTGTTATTTGGGACGCAGTTGGCTACATAACAAAGAATGGGAACTCGGCAGCTGCAAAGCATCATTAAGACACAACGTTTTTGAACTGTTCATGTTCTTTCAGTATCAATGGTTCGTTTAACCCAACACTCCATGGACTCTGACTTACTGAGATATAAGTTTCAATGTTAGAGTAAACGCCTGCCTCAGCTTGGCTCCTTCTTAAGTCAGAATGAGTACAGCCTCGCGAGCGTGTGGGGACAACTTCGAGCCCAATGATTTTCTTGCGAGGAGCAAGTTGTGGGAGCCAAGGAACCAACTATAGACAAAGTGGACTTTTATTTTGCTGGCCTACGCAGATATTcttgagatggtgatgatagaATGGAATAGTTGGCGCATGGATGATGTAACATTCTTACACCGAAGATACCTATACACAGAGTTACAATTGAAGCTTGGATGCAATCATTGGAGAAATTCTGGATGCGGATTGATTTAATCGAAAGATCGTCTGTTTAATGAATATCTTATCTGCTTGATCTAAGTGCTGGGCAGTGGCCCACCCGCTCTCTGTCCGCTATCCATAACGAATGTGGCACATTTTGCAGTCCTTGTGGTCACAATGGAGGCAGTCATGAGTTGTTTCTGAATACAAGACAGTGTTTCATGAGCCTGGTGTCTGCTAATGTTTAATGGGCGACTTGCAAAGGACTGAAAGGGGAACTGCAATATATCACGAACCTCATATGAGTGCAAATTATTACGTCGACTGTCACAATCAGTCATATCCCGCGTGACGCAATTGGTTAGCGTGTCagacttttattaatatttgaAATCTGAAAGTTAGGGGTTCGAGTCCCCTCGCAGGAGATTTTTTGGATTTTTCTGATATTTTTGCCTTATGCTCCTTATCAAGGAGAATCGATTGCAATATTTTTCATATCGATCCGATGCGTTTTCATAGAGTTACAAGGATATCAAGTTTGAAGGACATATAGAGTGTGTGGGGCAACGATGGGCGCTGGATCCACTTATTATTTCAGGCCACGTGACAGCGTGTTCAGCACTCTGAGGCGCAAGAGACTGTAGATAAATAAGTTCCATAAagatttaatttacttaatctGACATTCTTAAAGACTGGGAGTAGCAGATAGGGCAGTTGGCGTATTGATAAGTATCAGTTTCCTCCTTGCTAATAAACTTCCGTGGAGTTATCAATTGAGGTTCTGAGACGCTTTCGGCAAACGCCTGGAAAATTACCAGTGTGTAACTTATATCACTTGATCAAGGGGAGATATTGCCTAGAATATTGTCGCTCATGTTGCATTCACGAGGACATATTCAAGGCATCCGCAGTGCAATGCCGAACCGGCTCTCTGTTTCGGCGCCGGCGATCCACTTCGCGTCTTGTGCCGTGCCGAACCCGGCACAAAAGATCGATTTAAGATATCAAGAGCTCATTTCGTAAAATCAGTCGTGTTATAGACGGTTCCTGGAGAGCTCGGGCATTTCGCGTATGCTTGGCATAGGCCTTGGGGGGAAAATAGAAGGGAGCCAACTGGTGATATCACGACCAAAACAGCCCGGAGCTGGTTTCTAGCGtcaaccaacagccaaaAAATTCCAGAACAAACAAAGTGTAAAAAGGGAAATGCTTCATAGCAGCTACTGGTTTCGATCCAGTGACCTCCGGGTTATGAGCCCGGCTTGGATATGTTAGTACTCTGTTGTTGAGTCACACTGTGGAGAAGAAACATACCGCGCTTCCACTGCGCCAAGCTGCTTTGCTTGAGCTTTGTTGGTGAAAGGCTCCGTTTAGGATCAGTACATGTAGGTTTGTATCCACGTGAACCCAGTCACAAGAACAAACACAGCACGTCTCTGTGCCAGACTTTGTTATTTTTTGGGTTATTATCCCGTATGTCATGTCGCTAGCAGACTGTCAAACGTTCTGTCTGTCTCTACATCGTGATCGACATTGCATGGATGATCTCTTGCCTTGAAGTTCCCATCCACAGCATCcttcgacgacgacgacgacgacgacgacgactgTGTAACTCGATCACCAATTCCCCAAAATGATTCTATTTGACTTGTAACTCTGTTGTCACATTTTGTTTTTGAAGTCTTGAACCTACTATCACTCAAGTTTGGCACCTCACGCTTTGGATGGTTAACGGCGCACTGCGAATGCCATTCACCACGATCTCCTTTACGTTCTATCCGAGTCGTGTATTCCTTCAgaccttctcatcaacctttgGGCTTCCCTTTGCTCATATCGTAACCTCTATCGTCGCCGGCGGCTTCTTATCTCGCTCCCACCACTAACCGTTGGTCCTCAATGGTTGATTGGCATCAACCAGTCCAAACGCACAACCAAAAGCGTCTTCTCCCACACAATACTCCGAACTGGTTTTCCTTTTCACCAAATACTTATTCTCCCATATACACCGCCTGTAGTTCATCGCCAGAGTTCATTGTCGCCGAGGCTGTCCCCCTACTGAGCCACGCCTTATGGCTGTTATGACTCACAAACAAAACCGTAATTCTGCCACCTTGCCGCCCATCCAGAAAAGAAACACTTTAGAGTGACTAAATCCCTTTTTACCTCTTTCATCTGCCACTGATACATGACTTTACAGATAATTGTCCTGTTGTGTTCAAGATGCTCCCGCCTCGCTAACATTCCCTGACCTTGGCAACTGTCACTCGGTCAGTACATCACCATTTCTCATTAAAGCCTATTATCAAGATGGCCGTGGATAATTTAATCTCAATTCATTCCTCCGGGGGTATTATCTTCCTCGTCGGCGTAGCTTTGgccctccatcatcttgacaagaaTTTCGTGAGATTCAAGAGGCTATCAGACTTCTGACTTCTAGCTAGCATACTAGGATCAACTCACAGAGTCCCactaagtttataataagtttaccTAAGGCTTTTGAGCCCTTAGGATAGAGATCCTAAGTTTCTTGATCATCGTAGAGGAGCATTATGCAGTCAGTAGCTCCGGGTACGTGATCACTACAAGCGAGTAGCTAACATGCAAGGTCATCACTACGGAGTAAGCTCCAGTCTATTAAGGTTTAGTCTACATCTGCCTTTCCATCCGTTCCTTCGCGCACAGTGTCCCATATCATACGTATCAAGGACTGAGATACGACCGAGACTTGCTCCTGAGATCGAGGGTGCTCCGTTGTGGGGAGCGGCATCAAGTGGTGCTTCAGCTACTTTATTCCCACAACATCTTGATGTATAAAGTCtatgctgatgaggatgtcaCGTCGGAATGGACAGCTGTCGATCCCAATTCTGGATTCAGTTATCGGCACAATGCATGAGTTTCAGAAGTATAAGCACTGCCATTCACCCAGGATAGCAAGTTATTGTTTAGTTGTGCGGTCAGGCAATACAGAGACTTGACTCAGGCGAACGACGCAAAGATGTTCTTCAAGATTCTATTAATTCATATATCTCGCTGACATGCTTCCCTCCCTATCTATTCATATGTATCCCGCCAGAGCAAAGATCCTCAATTGCTTGCTGGCCTCACACAAGGGTATCTGCCTATCCCGGTATAGTAATCCACGCATAAAACCGCCCGAAAGATGCAATATTGAACAGAGAGAAAACAAACACATGCTGCAGTTGAACAGATCTGTGCCCTATGCAGCGTTCCATGACTTTGGTTTCCCGTCTCATCTCAAtccatccttcttcaacaccgtGGTATCTCAAAGCAAACAAATGACTTAACAATGACACTCAAGAAAAAGACGATAAAAGGAAATAGGTATGTGGTTGTCCTGGTATATCCATGACAGACAAAAAGGAAATGCGCAACAAGAGAAAGTTCGTCAGATAGTGGAGGATGGGTATCCTGTCGTTAtgttcctcgtcctcctcttcagggGTGATTATTAGTACAGATATATGGTAATGCAGAGTTTGAGAAAGAGAATAAATGAAATCATGATGCTCAAAGAATGCTTTTTCGTTCCGAGATTTTAAAAACGCCTTATAGTCTCATGTCCCCATCATCCAAGTAAAATGTCGTGGGTGAGCCgaactgttgctgttgggcCTGGGGCATGAAGCCAGGGTTGGATGTGTACCCTTGTTGGGGGTGGCCCATTCGCATTGGCAGTTCGTAGCCTGCTGGCATAGACGTGGGAATCATGTCGGCATACATAGCTGGCACAGGAGGGACAGCCTCGTGCTCGGAAGCAGGACTTCCATACACgcttgtcttcttcttgggacGCAGGTTCTCAAGGCTTAGTCGCTTGCCCCAAGATCCAGGTCGCTTCGAAGGAATGGGTGTAGCAGGACGAGGAGCTATAGGTTGTTGGGGAGGCATGTAGACGTTAGACATGACAGTGTCTTGTTGAGGGAAGTGCTGTTGCATGCCAGTCATGTCCCATTGCTGCTGAGGAAGCTCTTGACCAGGCAAGATGTAGGTCATGGAAGCATCAGCAAAGGTGTTCATCTGGTCAGGAGCAAACTTGGGTGCATCCACTGGCCAGACATGCTCGTTAGGAATGGGGAACGGTGTTCCAGGATGAGGGCCAGCAGTGAGATCATCGTGAACCATAGGCTCAGGAAGACCATCCATTGGTGTTGTGGGTCGAGTCTCCTGCTTGATGCGTCGGGCAGGGAACGAAGGTGCTTCCGGTGTTTGAGGAGCTTGCTTCGTTACAGTGACCATGGGTGTGTTGGTCTCACTGGTCTCGGCCGTCGTGGATTGAGCACCATCAGCATGGCCAACAGTGTCCATCAAGCACTGAGATCGGAAGGGCAGAGAGAACTGCAGGTCAATCTCGCTTGGTGGCGGTGTAGTAGGGCTAGTGAAAGGCGATGTGCCCAGGATGAAAGCAAGACGCACGAGTGTTGAGATGTCCTCACCGAGATGACGGGCCTCGAGCATACGCTTGAGATCACCGGAGGAGCGAGGGCGCCATGTGAGTTGCGTTCTCTTTTCCTTGGGCCAGATGCAAGTCTTGAAGACAGACTTGACCTTGGACTGACGCATGAGATTGTGCACTTGAACCTTGTACTCCCAGTTGTTCACATCAAAGCCATCCTCAAAGTGCTTAGCGATATGCTCAAAGTACTTGTCGCGGCTGGCTGAAGCCTGGTCGTTGGATGAAGCCTCAAAGACACGGTCCTTGCAGCTGGCGAATCCACAACCAAAGACAACCTGAGGGCACAGCTCTGTCTTTGCAGTGCTATTAGGGAGAGCGTCCATGCGGTGAGTCTCTTTGGCGTGAGTGCTGTAGGCTCGCTCAGTAGCGAAAGAGAGATGGCAGCCCTTGGTCTTGCAAAGCCAAGTCACATCAGCGCCGTGGAAATTGTAAAGATGCTTCTTGAAATCACTTTTCCTGCCGAAACCAACGGGGTTGTTGTCGAGGAAGCACATGGGGCACTGATACTTCTTAGAGGTTGGTGTGACATGCCGGGGCGACGGGTGAGAGGTGACATCGCATGAAGGGATGGGTGACTGCATGAGATTGGGCGAGTCGAGCCATGTGCGATCGGTTACTTTACCGATCTCACCGTCGTGAATCGAGGGAACGTCGCCTGCGTTATCCTGCCATGTTGATTGGGTTCGAATCGAGGCCGCATCGGATCGTGCATGAGAAGCCTCAGAACTGCTCCATGCTAGTGAGGGAGCGCTGGTGTTGCTGAGGAGTGTCGATGCTGAAAAGGTAGAGGCTCGGGCTGTTAATTGTTAGCAGGGCTTACATTGAATTGTGTTGTGTGGCGGAAATCACTCACATCCAGCACCCAGACCGCTCAGAGCGCATACGAGACTTGAGACGCCGTAGCGTCGGGTAAGCCCCAAGAGGATCTGCTGGTCCTCTTCGGACAGAGGCCTCACTTGGTCCTCTTGAACTGGAAATGGAAACATGTTCATGTTGTGATTGAAGAGTGCTTGAGGCTCGGTCGACGATGCGATAACGCGCACTCAGCGCTTGAGTGACTCAGCAACAGTGACACGAACAAAAGAGCAACGGCTTGTGTCGAGGTCGATGTCAGCAATAGAAAACAGTCGCCGACGATGTGACTATCATCAAGTTTGAGTCGGCGAAGTCGAGTCGACAGTCGAATCTTTGAGGCGTCGTGAAGGCCTGGCGATACCAAGGAGCGTCGGTGAGTTGAGTTAACGTCCGGCGATAGTAGATCAGCAAACACGGTTCGAGTCGTGTGAGTGAGTGCGAAACGAGGGGAAATCGACAGCCCGCGACGATTGGTGTTTGGTAGTTTAGTCGTTGAGTCGTAAACTGAGAGCGCTGTGGAATTTGATGCGATAGTTGCAAGTCTGtgggtatgtatgtatgtgaTTAAAGCAGACAAGAGCAGAGCAGATCAATTAATGTAAGAGTGAAGAATAGACGAGACACGACGAGACACGCAAGGGTCCTTGTTTGAGGATGGGGGAGGCAGACATAAAAAGTATGGGTAGGCCAGGTAATAGAGAGGGTCAAGTCAGTCAGTGTCAGTCAATGTCAGTCAgacagaagagggagagtaGAGCAGATGAAGAGTAGGCAGGCAGTAGATAGATAGTAGGGCAGGGGACAGAGAGAGACTAGAGACTAGAGACTACAGTAGAGACTagagagaggcagagacagaggCAGGACAGAAGAGGGAAAGTCCTTCTAGAAGCTTTCTTCGAATCCCTGGACTTGGGTGAGACATTATAACGGGCTTGCCGGAGTGATCGCTCACTGTCGACCCACGCTCGACTTATCCATGTCCTGGCTAGTCTGAGGGCTAGTGACTCCGTCAGCCAGGGGGTCCCCTGTTCATCACCGAGGCCGTTTCAGGAACGTCATTCGCTCAGAGAAACTCTGTTTTTTGCAGGAGACGGAGAATCAAGTGACGTGCCTGTCGATGATGTACTTTTTGGGGAGTTTCACATGAGATGGGATCAACAGGGACCCAGATATCTCCTTTGACATGATACGCAATATACATTGTATGCTTTACACTCAACTATACTCCCAACAGTGGCTTTTAAACCATTCAGGCGTGCCTTACTAAATCCTCGATAGCCCGATTAACTTGGCCCTCGCTCTTTTTGGGTGTGCTAAAGTGACCACTGCCCTAGACTAGTACTGTATAGTAAGGTCTGTTCTCTTCTGTTATGGTCAGGCTGGGTAGCAACGGACGGGGCTACCAAGTCGAGTCCGACTGAATTGCGACACCCTGACCAAAGGATGATGGATCCCATTAAAAAAATTCGACTGGAGCTACCGATaaactcatctcatctcatctcgacaGTTTAAAGTGTCTGCTGTGCTGTCTGCGTctggctgtgctgtgctgtgctgtaccCAAAAATAATTAGGGACTGCGCCAGCAAATTACGTTACCTTGGTATTACATTACGTAGACGGGCATGACACGACCTGCTGAAACAGTTCTGCCGTCTTTCTAGAAGACGCTGCATGCAAGAGAGATTACATGGCATTTGCTTTTCAGCGCGATACAACACTGAAGGCATACAAACCTGCAGACATATAcgaagtattaattaatggAGGGTTGATGATTTCATTCATGGTGGgctcctttttcttgtcttgtgtCCTGTGCTTTGAGGTCAGTGAGTTCATCACATCGACAACCTGATGAACCCTGCTCTTCCTCGCTTCGGGTTCGTTTGTTTCTCGAGTCCGTCAAGAGAGAGTCCAAGTGCCGTTCAAAACCGTTGACATCTTGAGCAGACGATGACCAGAAGTTGTACGTAACCGAATCAAGCCCAACTCGAGCAACTTGATCACGCACAAAGTTTAGTTTTGGTTTCGTTAGTCAGAACAACTCTATCGCTACCAATCCCCTAATTAACGAGCACACATACATAAAACGTGGCTTCCGAGTATCGGTCACCCTCTCCActcgacttcttcagaagaagaagaccaagataGAGCCAAGACCCCGTAATAGTCAAGTGCATCAGCAATAACGCGGGCCAGCAGACGACCCTGTTTCAGCGGGAAATGAAGATGGGCCAATCTCTGGCTTCTGCTGTGAAAGACGGCGTCTGAATGGCCTGCCGAGACTTTACGGTGCGGAGTCTGGAGGGTTGCGTCTTGATCGTATTGGCCTGAGCATGGGGGAGTCATGACACGAGCCTGGTCAGTGTCTAAGCCACTTTGGAGAGGTGAGCCCCCCCCTGTAGATGGGATTTTGGTAACACTCAgcgaaagagagagaaaagttgcagaggaagaaaaaagaggtcAAAACATTTGATCAGTGTGGATGCTGGTGTGAAGtgaggtgagtgagtggtGACACCCAATGCTCGCCCAGCTACGGTGAGAGTCCTTGGCAAGATGACTACTTATTAACTTCTATTCACTTTCAACCCCCATCTCATGATAATGACGATGATTGTCTGCACAACCAACgatggtgctgctgctgctgctgctgcctcgTTCCCAGTAGACTAGATTGAAGAACCCGCCCAAGAGTCGACAGCAACGCCATTTCCGTAAAACAACAActtcaaagaaaaagaaagaaggccCCAAAAACTTCAATGCGACAAGTCACTTCACTGAAGACGTTTGTGCCGTATCTCGCTGATTAGGGTTTTTTGTTTGCATTTGCTTTGTTTCATCTCACGTTCTGACCGCTTCCCTGTGGcgtttgctttttcttctcgaaAAATTCTGGACCTTTTTTTCTGATTCAACGCGACACGAGTGGCATCCATCAGTGGGTTGAAATTACAATGCGTTGCTTGATGGAGGGACGGATATAGTACTCTTTGGGTAGCTCACTCATGCAACCGATGCGTTTTGGGCACCATGATCAGCACTGTAGATCCTGAGCCATAGCCATCCACCATCCAATGCTTGCTTGTGCTTTTTTGCTTGCTCTCACGGTTGCCTCGTGATGGTATACCCTTGTAAGTTAAAGGCAGAAAGGCTGGGGTAACAGAGAGATGATGtgctgcattgcattgatGAATCGCccaccaacaacaattcaatcagtcaagtcagtcaatcaatcCATATTGTGGTGACATGCCTACTGCAGAACGTGACAggcctctcttctccttctgttCCTGTCGTTTGTGAGGCATCCTATCCTCTATCGGGAACCCTTGCCATCAACCCAAGTCTTCCGATTTGCCCGTGCTGGTGCATCACTAACCAAGTCATCATGTAACTCATTTACCCTGGGACCTGAAAAGACAGGACTTGTCGCTTGTTCAGCTCATATCCCCGCAGCCACTAGAGTCGAGACCACTCTAATACCACGCCACGATGGAACGTTATGACTTATGGAGCAAGATTCACTCGTGGAGCATAGCCTCACGAAGCCTTCGTCAATGATGctgaatgatgatgaatcaGTCACGCTCACGATCAACATCAAACTCGAGCAAGACTCAAGTGGAGTGAAGACGTGAAACCTTCTGTAACGCTCTCCCACGTGGTCCACCCGCCCTGTAGATCTTTGTCTAGACCTGGAGACACAACCTTAACTTACAGAGGGAACAAGTTTGTCCGTCCGTCCGTTGGCTGCTCTCCGTGTCAAGCAATCAAGCCGACTCGAGGACAGCCAAGTCCACCAGTTCTTATCACGGCATCGCAGCCATTCCCCTTCTTGGTCCGCACTCCACGTGGAGGTTATGCAGGTCCCCTATCTCCAGCATCCCCAAGAGTTTCACTTGACCTCCAACctacatactccgtacagccTATTCTATTGTCCAGAGAACCCCTGTCAGGGATAACCCTCTcaagcctcttcttcccttgcCATTGAGCTCAAGGAAACAACGCCAAAAGCTGACATCTATTTTTGCCTGCCTCTAACTCGCTCTTGTTCTCGGACGTCAAGCCACAAACTCATGTAAACACATTCTGTGACATTTCGACATGCACTGTAATCAAGAATTGACAAGCAGCCATGAACCTTCTCTGCCGCGGCATCATCTATTCTGGGTTTATCGGGAGAGCCTGCCGCAAGCCCCAGAGCACCCCCAGGTCCTTATCTCGACCTCGCGGGATCCTTGTCGTCCAGAGGGTTTAGGCCTCGTCCGCGAAGCTGGTTTCCGTCCGCGCTTTTGACTGTGCTTCAGCCTTCCTGTATATGCCGCTCGCTATTTTTCATCCCAAAGAGCGGCACTGATCACTTGGTGactctgcttcttgatcatcaaCAGGACGAAATAAGCCGCCATGAAACATTTTTAGAAAAGAGC belongs to Fusarium musae strain F31 chromosome 9, whole genome shotgun sequence and includes:
- a CDS encoding hypothetical protein (EggNog:ENOG41), which translates into the protein MNMFPFPVQEDQVRPLSEEDQQILLGLTRRYGVSSLVCALSGLGAGSRASTFSASTLLSNTSAPSLAWSSSEASHARSDAASIRTQSTWQDNAGDVPSIHDGEIGKVTDRTWLDSPNLMQSPIPSCDVTSHPSPRHVTPTSKKYQCPMCFLDNNPVGFGRKSDFKKHLYNFHGADVTWLCKTKGCHLSFATERAYSTHAKETHRMDALPNSTAKTELCPQVVFGCGFASCKDRVFEASSNDQASASRDKYFEHIAKHFEDGFDVNNWEYKVQVHNLMRQSKVKSVFKTCIWPKEKRTQLTWRPRSSGDLKRMLEARHLGEDISTLVRLAFILGTSPFTSPTTPPPSEIDLQFSLPFRSQCLMDTVGHADGAQSTTAETSETNTPMVTVTKQAPQTPEAPSFPARRIKQETRPTTPMDGLPEPMVHDDLTAGPHPGTPFPIPNEHVWPVDAPKFAPDQMNTFADASMTYILPGQELPQQQWDMTGMQQHFPQQDTVMSNVYMPPQQPIAPRPATPIPSKRPGSWGKRLSLENLRPKKKTSVYGSPASEHEAVPPVPAMYADMIPTSMPAGYELPMRMGHPQQGYTSNPGFMPQAQQQQFGSPTTFYLDDGDMRL